A stretch of Tenrec ecaudatus isolate mTenEca1 chromosome 2, mTenEca1.hap1, whole genome shotgun sequence DNA encodes these proteins:
- the LOC142439683 gene encoding uncharacterized protein LOC142439683, which translates to MSICSSSRSYGSRVCLPSACTDPSCEVDNCPESCCEPSCCQSSCCVPSCCQSTCCAPSCCQSTCCAPASCLTLICSPVSCGSSPCQSGCTACCGPSCCGPSCCQPLCCTPLCCKPVCCTPVCCTPVCCKPVCCTPVCCTPVCCKPACCVPVCCGAGPCSSSSCCQPSPCGPSCCKPSSCMSLICQPVCKPACCAPASSSSMSLLCCPACPRPACCGTSSCQGACC; encoded by the coding sequence atgtccatctgctccagCTCCAGAAGCTATGGCAGCCGGGTCTGCCTGCCCAGCGCTTGCACTGACCCGTCCTGCGAGGTGGACAACTGTCCTGAGAGCTGCTGTGAGCCCTCCTGCTGCCAGTCCTCCTGCTGTGTCCCCAGCTGCTGCCAGTCCACCTGCTGCGCCCCCAGCTGCTGCCAGTCCACCTGCTGTGCTCCAGCCTCCTGCCTGACCCTCATCTGCAGCCCCGTGAGCTGTGGGTCCAGCCCCTGCCAATCGGGCTGCACTGCCTGCTGTGGGCCCTCCTGCTGTGGGCCCTCCTGCTGCCAGCCTCTGTGCTGCACACCCCTCTGCTGTAAGCCTGTCTGCTGCACACCTGTGTGCTGCACACCTGTGTGCTGTAAGCCTGTTTGCTGTACGCCCGTCTGCTGTACGCCCGTCTGCTGCAAGCCCGCCTGCTGTGTGCCCGTCTGCTGTGGGGCAGGCCCCTGCTCATCCTCCTCATGCTGCCAGCCCTCTCCGTGTGGGCCCTCCTGCTGCAAACCCTCCTCCTGCATGTCCCTCATCTGCCAACCTGTGTGCAAACCTGCCTGCTgtgcccctgcctcctcctcctccatgtccCTGCTCTGCTGCCCTGCCTGTCCCCGCCCAGCCTGCTGTGGCACCTCATCCTGCCAGGGGGCCTGCTGCTGA